A window of Candidatus Hydrogenedentota bacterium genomic DNA:
GTTGACCGAACGCATCATGGGGCTTCGCGTGGACAAGCACGGCATCGATCCGAAGCAATATCGCACGCCCCCCGTGCGCAAAAGGCCGGAGTAGCCCGTCATGACGGCCTGGGTGCAACAAACGGCCGGACGCCGGCCATGGGTGCTTATCCTCGTCGTGTGGGCATGGCTCTACCTTCCATGCCTGGGGACGGCGGAACTCCACCACGAGGAAGGACGCCGCGCGGGAACCGCCCGCGAAATGCTGGCGCGCGGCGAATGGGCCATGCCGGTTTTTCAGGGCCAGCCCTACCTGACCAAACCGCCCGGATACTACTGGGTGTTGATGGCGTCTTCGCGCCTGTTCGGCGGGTTCAACGAGTGGAGCATACGCATTCCGTCGGCCTTGTCCGTCTTGATTTGCGCCTTGTTGGCGGGAAAAATCGCCCGAGCAAGCGGCGGCCATGCCCTCGTGGGCGGCGTGGCGATGCTCGTCATGCCCGAGGTATGGGGCAAAGGACAACTCGGTGAGATTGACGCTGTCTTCATGGCTCAGGTCTTCGCGTCCATCGCGCTGGCATGGCGCGCCGTAAGACGCCCGGGCGATTATGCCGCGGCGGTACTGTCCGGACTTTTCCTCGGCTGGGCGATAATCACGAAAGGCCCCGCGGCGCCCGCGCTTTACTATCTTGCATTGGCCGTCTGGCTCGCATGGGAACGCCGCGCCCGATGGCTGCTTTCCGTGCAGCATGCGGCGGTTGTTGTCGTCGCGGCGGCGATCGTGGGGACATGGATCGCTTTCCTGGCGCGGCGGATGGATCTCGCGAACGCGGCGCAGGTCTGGGCCGGCGAAGTCGGCGCGGGACGCTTTGAGGAAACGGCCGAGGCTTCCTTGAAATCATTCTTTGTGTTTCCCTTCGGCGTGCTCGGCGGCTTGTTGCCGGGAACGCTCGCGTTGATTGGGTGGGTGTTCCGCCGTCCCGAACACCCTGAAGGGCAATCGGCGCGGCGCCGGCTGTTGTCGGGAACGCTCCCCGGATTCGTCATGCTGTGGATACACGGCCGTCGCGTGCGGTATGTGCTGCCGGTGGCGCCCCTTGCGGCCATCGCTGCCGGGATTGTATTTGCCCGGCCGCTGGCTCGCTGGTTCGATTCGCGCAAGTCCGTTATCGTGGCCGGTGTCGTCCTGTTGCTTGCGGGAGTGGTCCGAATCGGCATCATGGAATCGCGCGCGGAAAAAACCGGCAGCCGGAAAACCGGCGCGGAACTCGCCCGAATCCTGCCCGCGGACACGCCGGTCCACAGCACCGTTTACGGGCGCTATTGGAATGCCTGTTTTTACGCGGATCGCCCCTTCGTCGCGGTGGACCATCCCTCGAAAATTCCCGATTCCGCCACAAGAGCCCTTGTCTTCAAGGAAGAGATGCCATTGCTTGCGGATCGCAGTCCGCGAATCCTCCTCGAAGGCGAAATGCGGCGCTCACAGCCGATAGTCGTTGTCGAACTCCAACAACGATTGCGATAGTTCGGACTCTTTCACGCCGTTTGGTTTTCTCGACCGGAAAGCGATAGTATAGGCGGGATAAAACCACGTTTCGACGAGACGAGGGAGATCTCCACATGCCCCACGTAGCAACCTATACGGTGGTTCCCAAACTGCCGCCGCGGCTGGACGCCTTGCTGTCCATTGCAAACAACCTCTGGTGGTGCTGGGACCCGGAAGCCATTGAACTGTTCATTCGCGTGGACCGCGAACTCTGGATTGACTGCAATCAGAATCCGCGGCAATTGCTCGGCCAAGTCAGCCAGACGCGGCTTGATGCGCTCGCGCGCGACGACAGTTTTCTGGCGCATTTGGACCGCGTGGCGGACCGCCTGAACAAATACATGCACTCGAACACCTGGGCGGAAAAAAATCCCAACGCCCCCGAAGGCTTCGGAGTGGCCTATCTCTCCCTGGAATTCGGCCTGCACGAATCCATCTCGATTTATTCGGGCGGGCTGGGACTGCTGGCGGGCGATCATTTGAAATCGGCCAGCGATCTCGGCATGCCGCTTGTCGGAGTCGGACTGCTTTACCGGGAAGGGTATTTCACGCAATACCTGAACGC
This region includes:
- a CDS encoding glycosyltransferase family 39 protein, encoding MTAWVQQTAGRRPWVLILVVWAWLYLPCLGTAELHHEEGRRAGTAREMLARGEWAMPVFQGQPYLTKPPGYYWVLMASSRLFGGFNEWSIRIPSALSVLICALLAGKIARASGGHALVGGVAMLVMPEVWGKGQLGEIDAVFMAQVFASIALAWRAVRRPGDYAAAVLSGLFLGWAIITKGPAAPALYYLALAVWLAWERRARWLLSVQHAAVVVVAAAIVGTWIAFLARRMDLANAAQVWAGEVGAGRFEETAEASLKSFFVFPFGVLGGLLPGTLALIGWVFRRPEHPEGQSARRRLLSGTLPGFVMLWIHGRRVRYVLPVAPLAAIAAGIVFARPLARWFDSRKSVIVAGVVLLLAGVVRIGIMESRAEKTGSRKTGAELARILPADTPVHSTVYGRYWNACFYADRPFVAVDHPSKIPDSATRALVFKEEMPLLADRSPRILLEGEMRRSQPIVVVELQQRLR